The following coding sequences lie in one Phacochoerus africanus isolate WHEZ1 chromosome 12, ROS_Pafr_v1, whole genome shotgun sequence genomic window:
- the TMEM9 gene encoding proton-transporting V-type ATPase complex assembly regulator TMEM9 — MKLLCLVAVVASLLVPQAQANKSSEDIRCKCICPPYRNISGHIYNQNVSQKDCNCLHVVEPMPVPGHDVEAYCLLCECKYEERSTTTIKIIIVIYLSVVGALLLYMAFLMLVDPLIRKPDAYTERLHNEEENEDARSVAAAASFGPRANTVLERVEGAQQRWKLQVQEQRKTVFDRHKMLS, encoded by the exons ATGAAGCTCCTGTGTTTGGTGGCGGTGGTCGCGAGCCTGCTGGTTCCCCAAGCCCAAGCCAACAAG AGTTCTGAAGATATCCGGTGCAAATGCATCTGCCCACCGTATAGGAACATCAGTGGACACATTTATAACCAGAATGTGTCACAGAAGGACTG CAACTGCCTGCATGTGGTGGAGCCCATGCCGGTGCCCGGCCACGACGTGGAGGCCTACTGTCTGCTGTGCGAGTGCAAGTACGAGGAGCGGAGCACCACCACCATCAAG ATTATCATCGTCATCTACCTGTCAGTGGTGGGCGCCCTCCTGCTCTACATGGCCTTCCTGATGCTGGTGGACCCGCTGATTCGAAAGCCGGACGCCTATACTGAGAGACTGCACAACGAGGAGGAGAACGAG GACGCTCGCTCTGTGGCGGCCGCCGCCTCCTTCGGGCCCCGGGCGAACACGGTCCTGGAGCGTGTGGAGGGCGCTCAGCAGCGGTggaagctgcaggtgcaggagcAGCGGAAGACGGTCTTCGATCGGCACAAGATGCTCAGCTAA